GAGACAGGTAACCAGCTGATAGCAATGAATCTGAGATCTGTAGAGAATGTGAACATACAACCTACTACGTAAGTTTAAACCGTTTGTCATAAGTGGAAGTACTTCTTTAAAAGTTCAGAAGATATGAGTCACAAGTAAAACATATTTCATTTTAGTATATAGTGTCATTATTACCTAACACTGAATCAAAATACTCAGAAGAAACAGAATTAGTAAATACTCACATGTCCCTAGATATCAGAAGCCTTTATTACATAAAAGGAGGGTAAAGGTGGTATTTCTAAAAATGTCTGAAGCTTTATAGAAGTACTGAGTGTACATCATACTCAGGTCTCCAATTCACATATGAAAGAgataggaaggaggaaaaagaaagaggaaagaggagtggTCTTTGTTCTGGGAATGTAGTATAGAGCTGGGgatatggctctgtgggtaaatgCTTGCAGCACAAGCCTGAGACCCTGAGTTTTATACTTAGAACCCATGaaaaagccaggtatggcagtgcacacctgcTATCCTAGTGCtaaggaggcagacagacaggcccCAGGAACTCAAtaaccagccagcctagcttacTGGGCAAGCTCCAGTgagatatcctgtctcaaaagcaaggtGGATGGCTTCTGAGGAATGACATCCCAAGTTGACCCCTGGCCTTCAAGTGTATTTGCACACAAGCCCCCACTTGTGTTTACACATAGGAAATGTAATATGAACAAAAGAAGGGAAGACGAGAACAGAGGAAAGGGATCGGAAACCAAGGCTCTATCTGGGTGGGCAATGTACACGTGTAATCCACCACTGGGGAGACAGAGTAGAGTTCAAGGTTAACTATGGCTAtagagcaagtttgaggccagctgaggCTCTGTGAGACGCTGcgttaaaaataaataaccagggttggggatttagctcagtggtagagcacttgcctagcaagctcaaggccttgggttcggtcctcagctccgaaaaaaaaaataaaaaaaaaaaaaaaaaacaaactacacAAATAACCCCCCATCACCGGCACCAACAACGCAAAGAACAAGTTCAAGAAATCTATTATGTAAACTGAACACATACTTTACACACTAAATTTCCTTACCTCACTTTCAATTTTCTTTGCATATTTCATCTCGTCATATTTGACTAGCCAATTATCATTTCCCCTGTCTTTCAAAAGAAATAAGTCTGTTAGTTGATACTTACAGATAGTGTGGCTTCGTACTAAGGGGAGAAATCTAATCCCCAAGTTTTTGAGATTTTCCTTGCTTTTCTGTAGCAGATTCCCCCCAGATATGCTATGACTAGTCTTATGTCATTCAGACACACAGACttgagttatctgaaaggagggaacctcagttgagaaaacgcctacataagatccagctgtaaggcattttcttatttagtgattgttgggggagggcccaaCCACTGTGGGTAGTTTATCCCTGGGCTGATGgggctgtaagaaagcaggctgagcaagtcatggagaGCAAGACAGTGAGCAGCACCCTTCCATTGCCTCAGTAGCAGCTCTTGCCCCCAGGTCCCTGCTTCATTTGATGACTTCacttgatgatgaacagcaatatggaagtgtaagccaaataaaccctttcctccctaacttgttttgtgctcatggtgtttcattgcagcaataaaaaccctaagaacAGAAAAGTTATGATTTaacacaacttaaaaaaaaaactgtcagtgTAAGCTGACATTACTAAACTTTTCTCTGTGACAGATCATTGTTCTAAGTGTTTTACCTATACTAACTAAACTGACCCTCAGAACCACCCTGTAAGGTAAAGGCAATGGCTAGATCAAGGTTAATTTAATCAGACATAATGCCTTTTACTTGAGTAAGAAAGAAAGCACATGCACCCTGGCTGGTAAGCACATTCAAAGCAGCCTCATCCAATGTCAACATTTGAGTACTCTGGACCAGTTTTAATATTAACTTAAGACCATTTAATTAAGAAAGTCAAATTGAGAAAAATTATATGATGCTTTTGAGAAGCTAATGTTAAGTGGTGAAAAACAAACTTGAAGCTGTTCCCAAGCTGCAGAATGCATAAGAATCACCAGGAGGCCTTTGAAGCCCAGGACTGGACCCAACTTGGATGGCATCTAAAAAGATATCTGTTGAATAAGTTCTCATGAATTACTGACCTGAGTGTCATGGGAACCAGAGCTTTGACATACCTACATCATGGCTCCCTCACAGCACAAACAAAAAGCTTACTGCTTCACAAACGACATGATAGTTATGCAGTATCAAATTAAGAATCTTTTCATAAACGTAGATGGCATTTCTAGTCTCTGGCTTTGTCCTGCATTTAGGCAACTCCACCTGAGGGGACAGGAAGTGTTCCATGTGTCTCAGTATGAATCAGGCCCTCAACACGGGACTACCTGCCCAGGAAGGTCAGTGCTTCTTCCTGTTTTTCAAGACCAAAGAGTACTGGGCCTTGGGACTGTCTTGAACCAATATTTATGGTTTTGATTTTAGTAACGAGAAGCTGGTTTACAGCTAAAGAGATGGAGCAAGTGAGAGAAGCCATACCTGTGTTTCTGATGATGTAATCCAGAATCACTAATCTTTCAAACTGTGACTGAAATTGTTTTCTAATGTTCTCGGGCAAAGGCTCGGCTTCAAACCTCCTAAGCCAATATTCAGCCTCCTTGTAATCTTTCACAAACAGCTGAAAGGAACCAATCTATAATTTCAAGAACAATAGTTAGAAAGGAAAAGTACAAGCACAAAGGCATTACTTTTTAAGTTTCTCAGTTGTTACATAAGCACAGCAAGAAAAATAGCATTGAACATTAATCTAGATAAGCCACGTTTATCATTTGACATATTAGCTTAAACATACAACAACTAAAAAAGCCTCAACCTAAGACTTTTAGAGAGCTattttaggaaattaaaaaagagaataaatgtGCCCTGAAGGTGACACCCTTAAGAAGGTTACTTGCTAAAATAGGCATCAACATGACTTTAACTGAGAGACCAGGTACAGTGTCTTGGTTATTTCACGATAGTACAATTTTCTCACTGAAGCGGTGTTTCTGTATTCTTTTCAAaactcaagtaaaaaaaaaaaattaaaatacaatggaTTCTTTGGGCAAATAAGAAATCATGtcatacattttaaagatttaatcaaCTGATTGTGGCCTTTCCAAAGGCTTTTAAAAGAGTCTTTTCCTTGAAGATATGCCCATTTGAAGatgcatttttattattaaaattacgAGTTTAATGCTATATAAGTTGTGTCAGAATACAAATTTCATCAGCAATGATGCACAATAACGAGCAACCTATCCTTCCTGACAAATGCAAGGAAATACACTGCCATGAAGAAGCCTGCTCACTGGCTTAACACTACACACGCTTGTTAGAAAATTTAACTTCCTAGGTTTTCCTTTAGTCACACTTATTTTAGCTCATCCAAAGAAATGGCAAAAATGTTCAAAACTGACTGcctgaaatgtaattaaatagaaaaacaagTTAAAATCACTTTTTACTCAAAATCTTAGACACTTgcatagaaacaataaaattattataagccaaatatattaaaaataaatgctaaagAATTTTTCTAGAATGCCCTTCTCATTAGCTCTCTGCATCTTTGCTAAGCTAGGTGACCAAAGACCTTTGAGTTTAGTTGAAAAGGTAAATAATAAATTTGGCTCGAAGTGAACACACACGGAACTACCTAACTACCACTTACTGTGTCCTTGCTATGTGCCAACTATTTGATGCGAATGACTTCAGTTTAGCCTAGCAACCTGAAAGATGGCATGGTTTTCATCTCATTTTGTAAACACTGCAACTGTTTCCAGAAGGGCTGAGATTGGAAACTAGTTCTATGTCTAACCTGTACTTTTCTGTAACTTAAGAAGCCTTTTAACCCACATCTTCTTCACTCTTCCTAATTCAGTACACTCCCCTCCCAGAAAAGACTTGACACAGAACCTGCATATGCATGCCAGCCAAGTGCTCTACTGGGAACTGGAACTCTATTGTAGGCATCTTTTTTCTATCCCTTCAGAGCTCCTTCCAAACATCTTTACACAGCTGCACTGAAACTCCTTGTTACTATGAGCTCAAGAGGAGAAAGGCTTTTCTTCTTCAGTATTTCCACAGCCTTCAGCAGGGTGCCCATGTCTAGCTACATGCCTCACCCCAGGAGCTTAGGAAGTACATGTCCAACTGCTCTGAAAGCAAAGCGTATTATAGAGTGACTTACCTTAGGAGGAAGTCCTATCCGATGGAACTTTCTACCTACTTTTGGTACTTTCTCTAAGGCATACTTTTTGCCTCTTGATTTTGCACGGTCAATCGCACTGTAGTTAAATGTCTCACTGACAAGCCAAACCACCTAGACAAATAGAGTTTAGATCATGGGGTTTCTATTCACACAGACCATCAAATCCACTTAAAACTGTAAATGAGCAAGGTTTCCAgcgggaaaaaaaataagaacctTGAAATACAGAACTAAGAACAAACATTTTAGGGAAGGCATCAAGTAAAATTATATACAGCCCCCAAAGAAGACAAGAGCAATATTGTGGCCACATTAGTAAGCTAACATTAGCAGGGTCAAAGGAATCTCGAGATCCACCCTGATCTTTTGTGCTTTCTAAACACTagtcctctctcctttctgttagCATCTGTGACTCCCAGGAACACAGACATTCCCTTCACTACTGTATGGAGCTACACCCAAGTACACGTAACCAGCTGCTCCAGACCCTGGACGACAAAGGGATTCTACTCTAGGCTCTGCCACTGGGGTCTTCACTTGAGGGTCCACATTAAGTGAGCTACGTGCAGGAACTCAGACATGTAAAGCAAGCTCGCCTTTACCTTTGTTTTAGGTACAATGCCCAGCTGAAGCTTGGTATCCACCAGGTAGGCACCGGCTTCAGAAAGGTAGCCCTGGTTAGGAAGCAGGCAGCCTCGGCCGAAACAGCAGGGACAGCAAACCTTGTGGACATACTTGGTCCACTTGGGGTTCAGCTGACCATAAGGCTCTTCTGATTTGGGTTTAAACACACCAATTATAGTCTATGGGGAAAAAGTAGAAGTCCTATTAGTCTTTAAAGGTCAGATGGGTAACAATCCACAAAATGCATGGCAATAAATAAGATTTCCGTGTAACTCCCAAGTACAAGATGACTGATGCCAATCACATCCTAAGAACTAACTGCATCTAAAATCAACAATCCCATGTATCAGTGTTTTGCAAAATGTGCTTGGACAAACCTTAGAAAGCAAGGCGAGGCTTCATGCCCTTTAACCATATTGATTTCACGTGCTCTGTGTTGCTGCTCTTACACAGTAACATTAGATTATGCCCCCTCCCCAAGTCCACTTGCCCCCTTCTCCTTATGGCTAGGTTGTCCAGCCCAATTTCAAACTCACAAGCTTAAGAATTTCTCCTGTCTCAGGCTGTACTTGATGAAGGCAAGCAGTACTGTGTATTACTTATGATCTACTAAATATCCAATGAAGACATTCACTCACTACCTCTTTTCCCCACTGTGCTAAACAGTCTAAAAAAGACAAGGAGTCCATTAGTTTATCTCCAGTACTCAGAACAGTTCCTGACACATACTATGTACACaagtaattcttaaaaaaatgCTAACAAATAACATACACTGAACATCTACGCTGTCAGCAGCTCTCACCTAAGGTTTTTCCAGATATGTTTTTCATGAACCCATCATAACTCTCTTCCAGCAAGAAAAATTTTTGCCATggatggtggcacatacctgtaatccaagAACTTATTGGGTTAGCTAAGGCAAAAGgatagtgagttctgggctagcctgagACATGTAACAAAACTCTTGTtataagaggagaaagaaaaaagaaaaaagaaaaaaatgtttatgggTGTCTAAAAGTTTCTACAATTATTAGTACTAATCtagcaaaatgtatttattaaattcATGACTCAAATATcttagacaaaaaataaaaatataatttaaacataatttatttataatgtaGTAAGTTCtaaaaaaattaacttaaaaataataaaagaacaattTAAGAAGTCAAGCCTGGAAGTAAGGCTTGTGGCTTCACATCTATGACcccccaacacttgagaggctgagataTCCTGccgctacagaatgagttctaagTCAGCATGAACTACAGAGGAAGACTGCCTCAAAAccaaaaatcatcatcatcatcaacaataacaacaaaacttgaaatactGACAGTGCCTACAATAAGAAAAGGGGTGGAGGTGGAATGGGCTGGGTATAACCCAGCtggcagagggcttgcctagcatgcatgcaGCCTTGGGTTCTGTCCCTAGAATCACTGAAAACCAGGCAATATGCATACACCTGTAAGCCTGGCACTCACAAGGCAGGCAGAGTAGATGTCACCAGCCCTGTCTCCAAATTCCTACTCCCCTACAGAAAAAATGTGGATCTGAGCATGGCACATATGCGATACCTGGCTGTGTTCATTTTTTAACAAATAGGATTAtgctttaaaaatcacttttaaaatgtaacttcAATTACTGGGAGGGGGGTTGAAATAAACTTTCTCCTTCATGAAGAAAGGACAATGGGTTATGTACCACACAGAAAGCTTTTAGAAAGGACAGTACCGTTTCTGAGAAACTCTGGACTCAGTGGAGAAAGCACATATCGACTTCTCTTTCCACTCCAGAGTCAGAGTTCACTTCAAGTTGCTTCACTCCAATGACTTCCAGCTTCACCATGCCTACTTTCCTTGGCATATTGCTAGGAAAATATTCCTGGGGCATTGAACTATTCCTTAAAAACTAAATCAAGCATTGGGAAGTGACATTAGACAGATTTTGAGAGTTCCAACTTGCACTGTACCTGGTCAATACGGTAGGTATCAGGGCTACAAAGGAGGGACTGTGAACATGCATTTAACAAATCCTCAAGTAAATATGGTACAAGATAAACGCTTGAAACTAAACAGAGTATGAGAACGGAAGCTACAACTGGCTATGGGCAGCTCCACTCCTCTATTATTGAGCACTTAGTAAAGCAACAGTAACCGCTGACCTTTAGTTTGGAAAAGAGGGAACAGACAGATGTAATAGGAAGATAATTTCAGAAACTCAGACAGTTCACATTTACGGTAGTGTCTTGAAAGTCTGGGTAATATATGTGAAGTTCTCACCCTTTTAGAATCCTTCACAAAGTAACTTCCACTTGACCCTTGAGAGATCCTCTCTGGGAAAACTCCAATTTCTATCGCTTGCTCTGCTTTCAGTACAACATCAGCAAATTCTGGATCTTCCAAGAATGTGTTTGTTTCTGAAATAACAGCAATCACTACATTAGACCAGCTGTGTGCATGCTCTTACTGTGGACCTGTGTAAGCACCCCCAGGACCTGTGTAAGCACCCCCAGGACAGTAAGATACAGAAGCAGCAAAGCAGACATCAGATAGCAGCGTTGATCCTCTTAGCTGACCCTAGGTGCCTGTGTGTCCCTGGGTACATGTATGAGTACACagggaggtcaaaggtcaacgtTGGGGTGTTTCTCAGGATGGGTTCCTCAGGAGGGATCCTTTTAAATCacagtatctgtctgtctgtctgtctgtctgtctgtctctctctctctctctctctctctctgtgtgtgtgtgtgtgtgtgtgtgtgtgtgtgtgtgtgtgtgtgtgtatgggcatttTGCTTACAAATGTCTGTGCCTGGTATCCTGAGACACTACAACAGAGCATTaggtcccctgggactagagCTACACAACTCAGGTTTTCTGGAAGGTCAGTCAGTGCTCCTACTGCCAAGCTATCTCTCTAAccaacccccaccacacacacagaccttaaacatttatttagtcattcatttacttatttattcattgctTTTATGTGTGCCGTTCTCatgcatggaagccagaggacaacttcaggaatcttttcagtttccatcacatgggtcctggggatcggCCTCTGGTGGTCAGGCATGGCAGCCAAGCCCCTTTACCTCCCTGACTGGAACcacctccccaaccccaacatttttAAGATTAGACAGGTGTCTCTTGTTGGGAATTGGGGCCTGCCAATTAGCCTAGGCTGACCAGCCAGTGAGCCCTGGGGATCCGCTGTCTCTGCCTCAGCAGCACTGCATTTTTCTATCAAGCTGCCCCTCTGTTCTCTACAGCTCTTCTCCCACACTCTTCCAGCAGACTACTCCTCCCAGTGTACTGACTTAACAATGTATCTATCACCCAGGTCTACTGCATGCTCTCCTGTTCTCCTGTATCAACACTCTTCACTCCCAGCTTCCACCCTCAACCCCCACTTCTGTACCCAACCTCTTTTCTTGGTTGCTAAGACAGCTCAAGACTCACTACCCTCAGAACTTAATTCCGTATCTCTGCACCTCTCCCAAATACAGCCACGTCGCCCTATGCTGATGCGATATCTTCTTCCAGTTGCTTGGATCAAAAACCTTGGCTTCATCAACGATCTCACCCTCTCAATCTCCACATACGAGGTATAAACCAACCATAAGTATCCAAAACACAAACTCTTATAACCTCTGCTCCTATAATGAAATCAGCCCTATCAACTCCTTCCTAATTAAATTAAGCCAATTCACAATAATATCCCATAAACCAAACAGCCTAAGGGTTTCCCATTTCACTCTAAGCAAAAGGCCATGTCCTTATGGCCTCTACTTCCCGTTACCCAACTGCTGTTAATCTCTGCTTTATTTGAGCATATCTCTGACTTGTTTTGTCAGCTCTGAGCAGACAAGGatttctttttctggtgtgtccTCAGAACTTGCAGTTTCTAGAACATGATAAATAAGCAGTCACTAATCACCTGCTGGTGAATTACTAATGAATCATTCAGAATGCAAAACAAACCGAAAGCCACGTCCATTTTAATTTGGAAGGTACTTCAACTCTCTATGTACATTATTATGAAACTTCAAAACACAATCAACTTCAATTCAGGCAGAAATAAAAATgtgatttacttttttaaaaaagtctttgcTGACAAAAGTATTACAAAAAGAATTATTTGGACACAACTTAACCTACCAAAAATAAGCAAAGTATTTTAATCATGTCTATACTCCTTCCAAACAACCCTTACTAGTCCCTTGAAAATAACTAAGAATTAAGTGAGGACCTCTAACCTTGATGACTCTGGACAGGGATCAGGATATAGTGGGCATTGATATTTATTTGAATAATAAAGACACCAGTAACCATTATCAATAGTCAAATGATATTTCTTAGGTTCCTTAAACAATATGATCTATCTGTGCATGAGTGTTTGACTGTCCGtacgtgtgggtgctggggactgaacccaggtcctcttgtaAGAGCAGAACCATCTCTGTAGCCCCAGTGGATAGGTTCTAAATGAAAATGATCTTGAAAAATTACTTATTTCAACTTTGTTCCTAGTGCTGGGGAACTAATATAGCCAAAATGTATCACCAGCAAGTGATCTTGAGAGGGAATACAACAAAATGATCTCAAAGAAATATCATTTCTTTTCCTTACTAACATTTTTTGTATACacgaaaacaaacacaaacttcTTTTTCCAGAAATGAAGTCTCTTGCAGTTTGACTCTCTATCCTAGACCTGGCATCTGGAGCAAATCCAAAGTCTATTTACCCCTTTCTTTCTGTGACAGTTCTTCCACAGACAAAGGTCACTCCGTATTCCCCAGTCTCTCACTGTCCACTTCCTCTCACACCAAAGTGCTCAGAATTACCAGAGCCTCATTCCCTGCCTATTCAATGCCCCCACCATTATTAtctttgagattaaaaaaaaaaaaaaaacaactatttttattttatatgtctcgcttgcatgtatgtatgtatactaagTACCTGGTGCCTATGGAAGCTGAAGGAGAACCCTGGAGGCCCTGGAACAGGAATCACAGACGGCAATGAGTCTGAGAACCAAGCCCAggtccttcagaagagcagtaaatgctcttaaccatggagccatctctccagccccatccttcAGTTTCCCAGTCTCTCCACAGAATAAGGCTTCCAGAACTAAGAAACCCATTGCAGAACACAGACTCTCTAGACTGATATCAACTCAAGAGAAGAGGCCTTATAGTGATCATTAGTTACTTAGGACCCTGCCATACACTACTAGTTAATTAAAAAGATTCAACTCTGAGACCACTGTGGTCTCTCCCATCTGCAACAGTTCCTTAGGATACTCCATGCACATTGTTACTATTAAATGTTACTGAACTGACACATGGGTTATACTTTAAAGTTtatcacacacactctcttcctTGCTGTCACGGAACCCACAACCACTCTCTAAATATTTAGTAACTCAGCTTAATCCAAATCAGATCAACCAAGAGGTCTTTCTGTACAATAAGTCAGGATGTTCTCAGACTCTTAAAGAAACAGCATCTTCCCCACTGGAAATGCCCATTCTCTTATTTGAAGATGGCCTGGATTCACCAACACAATCTACAAAGGTACTTTtatgttagatagatagatagatagatagatagatagatagatagatagatagatagatagatagccgGCCCTAACTATCATGAGACAAAAGGCAGCTTCAACTATATTCAAATCAAAGCAATTAGTTTTCAGTAGCTAATTTTTCATTAGCTGTTTCCTTGGCATTTACATTCTACAAGTTCTTACATTCGGTGATTTAAATACACACTGGTAATGGGTTTAACTTGAACACTCACTGATATCACGCTGCTTTGTGCCTAATGTGCTATGGGTGATTTGGTTGGAAGACTTGTTGTTGGCACCTGGTTTGAGTTTCAGTAGTAGAAAACATAGTTAATTGCATTTTCTTTCTGTGAAGGGGTGTGAGAGGGACTGAACTTAAAGACCCTTGTAGCACTAAACTACACTCCAGCCCTGCTGACTTTGCTTTTTAGTTAAAATTATGTTCATACTTTAAAGGAACTGTTCTTTTGACTTGTGTACATGTCagaaaattcaatttttttctttcttcttcaataaaagatttttaattaAGTGTTTAACACCATTTCGGTTCTCAAAAGATATTTTCTAAGGAGAATCTCAATTTTATCTTTGCAGCATTATTTGTGTCACCTCTAAGAGGTGGTGGCCTTGTAGTCAAGTTCCAGCCTTATTCAGTTCCTGGCTTTTAAAGATGTCCATCCAGCTTACTCTCTGAATGGTCTTTAATGATTCCATAGAAAACTAAG
This is a stretch of genomic DNA from Rattus norvegicus strain BN/NHsdMcwi chromosome 14, GRCr8, whole genome shotgun sequence. It encodes these proteins:
- the Pi4k2b gene encoding phosphatidylinositol 4-kinase type 2-beta isoform X1, which gives rise to MPEPPRDIMAEACEATRPSEDEDEEREPLLPRVAWAQPRRGAPGSAVRLQADQGAAVLREPATEEPPVVSEDRSISASLSTELDRTRNAVSETNTFLEDPEFADVVLKAEQAIEIGVFPERISQGSSGSYFVKDSKRTIIGVFKPKSEEPYGQLNPKWTKYVHKVCCPCCFGRGCLLPNQGYLSEAGAYLVDTKLQLGIVPKTKVVWLVSETFNYSAIDRAKSRGKKYALEKVPKVGRKFHRIGLPPKIGSFQLFVKDYKEAEYWLRRFEAEPLPENIRKQFQSQFERLVILDYIIRNTDRGNDNWLVKYDEMKYAKKIESEESNWIDDKQLLIRIAAIDNGLAFPFKHPDEWRAWIFCVALAVLELPL
- the Pi4k2b gene encoding phosphatidylinositol 4-kinase type 2-beta isoform X2, with protein sequence MPEPPRDIMAEACEATRPSEDEDEEREPLLPRVAWAQPRRGAPGSAVRLQADQGAAVLREPATEEPPVVSEDRSISASLSTELDRTRNAVSETNTFLEDPEFADVVLKAEQAIEIGVFPERISQGSSGSYFVKDSKRTIIGVFKPKSEEPYGQLNPKWTKYVHKVCCPCCFGRGCLLPNQGYLSEAGAYLVDTKLQLGIVPKTKVVWLVSETFNYSAIDRAKSRGKKYALEKVPKVGRKFHRIGLPPKIGSFQLFVKDYKEAEYWLRRFEAEPLPENIRKQFQSQFERLVILDYIIRNTGGVA